In the genome of Streptomyces aquilus, the window AGGCACCGAAGTTCACCCGGACCACGCTCGCCAAGGAACGCAGGCTCGGCCGGGACGCCGGCGGGGTGCGGTACGTCCACGACGAGCGGGACCCGGCGGTGCTGCGCACCCTGATGGACTGGAAGTCCGCGCAGTACCGCAGGACCGGGCGCAGCGACCGGTTCGCCCATGACTGGATCAGCCATCTCGCGCAGCAGCTGTTCCACACCCGTTCCGAGCCGTTCGCGGGCATCCTGTCGGTGCTCTACGCGGACGACCGGCCGGTCGCGGCGCACTTCGGGCTGCGCACCGAGCGGGTGCTCGCGTGCTGGTTCCCGGCGTACGACCCGGCCTACGCGAAGTACTCGCCGGGGCTGGTGCTGCATCTGCGGATGGCCGAGGCGGCCGCCGCCGACGGGATCGCGTACCTCGATCTCGGCCGGGGGCAGAAGGAGTACAAGGACTCCCTGAAGACACGGGAGATCACCGTGTCGGAGGGGTGGGTGACCCGGCGTCACCCGGTCGCGCTCGGGCACCGGGCGCGCCGCGCCCCCGTCCGGGCGCTGCGCAACACCGTCCAGTCGCGGCCGGAGCTGTTCGCGCCGGCGGACCGGATGCTCAAGAAAGTCGGAAGGCTCCGTTCGTACAACCAATAAGGCTCCGTAACGGTCAAACCATCAAAAACGTGAGGCCTGGTTCCAGGTCTTGCCATAGGGGTTCAATCGTCAATACCGTCGTACATCTCACCCGCATCGGTCCGTCGTCAGCGGTACTAGGGGAGGGCTCAAGGACCGCGACAGATCGGGGCGGGGCGCGGTAGGGGGGTGCCGTACTCGGTGACCGCACTGGTGACCGGGTCGTGCCGCGCGACCGTCGGCTGTTTTCGTCGTCGGCCGGCTTTGCCAGCTCACCCGGGCGTGCTCGGAGATCCCTTTCGGCATGCCGTAGGTGAAACAACCCCCCTTTCGAACCGGACAGCAGCCGGGCCGCCCAGGGGCGGGCGGTCCAGCCGGACGAGAGGGAACCAGACTCATGAGCTCAGCTCTGCGCCCTGCGGCAACGGGCCAGGACGTGTCCACCGCCGGCAAGTACCGGCCCGTCTCCACTCACCTGGCCATCGCGCCGCCGGTGAGCGTCGTGATCCCCGCCATGAACGAGGCGGAGAACCTTCCGTACGTCTTCAAGACGCTGCCCGACTGGATCCACGAAGTGGTCCTGGTCGACGGCAACTCCACGGACGACACCGTCGAAGTGGCCCGCGAGCTGTGGCCGGAGGTCAAGGTCGTCCGGCAGTCCGGCAAGGGCAAGGGCGACGCGCTGATCACCGGGTTCGAGGCGTGCACCGGCGACATCATCGTCATGGTCGACGCGGACGGCTCGGCCGACGGGCACGAGATCCTCAGCTACGTCTCCGCGCTGCTCTCGGGCGCGGACTTCGCCAAGGGCTCCCGCTTCGCCAACGGCGGCGGCACCGACGACATGACCTTCATCCGCAAGCTCGGCAACTGGGCGCTGTGCACGATCGTCAACCGCAAGTTCGGCGCCCGCTACACCGATCTCTGCTACGGCTACAACGCGTTCTGGCGGCACTGCCTCGACAAGATCGACCTCGACTGCACGGGCTTCGAGATCGAGACCCTCATCAACATCAGGGTGGTCAAGGCGGGCCTGAAGGTGCAGGAGATACCGAGCTACGAGTACCTCCGCATCCACGGCGCGAGCAATCTGCGCGCGGTGCGCGACGGGTTCCGGGTGCTCAAGGTGATCCTCGGCGAGCGCTCCAACCGGCGTGAGCTGCGCCGCCAGGCCCACCACTCCCCGCTGCTCGACTCGGTCCGGGGAGAGGTGTCTTGAGCGGTCCCGACGTCTCCGTCGTGATCTGCGTCTACACCGAGGACCGCTGGGAGGACATCCTCGCGGCGGTCTCCTCGGTGCGGGCGCAGTCGTATCCGGCGCGGGAGACGCTGCTGGTCGTCGACCACAATCCGGCGCTCCTGGACCGGCTGGCCAAGGAGTACAAGGAGGTCGCGGAGGTACGGGTGCTCGCCAACGCGGGCCCCCGGGGCCTGTCCGCGGGCCGCAACACCGGCATCGCCGCCTCGCACGGCGAGGTGATCGCCTTCCTCGACGACGACGCCGTCGCCGAGCGCGACTGGCTGCGCCACTTCGCCGCCGGGTACGCCGACCCGAAGGTGATGGCGGTCGGCGGGCGGACCCTGCCGATCTGGGCGTCGGGCCGCCGTCCCGCCTGGTTCCCGGCGGAGTTCGACTGGGTGGTGGGCTGCACCTACAAGGGCCTGCCGCGGGGCCTGGTGCGGGTGCGCAACGTCCTGGGCGGCAACGCCTCGTTCCGGCGTACGGCGTTCGACGCGGCCGGCGGGTTCGCCACCGGCATCGGGCGCGACGGCGACAAGCGGCCGCTGGGCTGCGAGGAGACGGAGTTGTGCATCCGGCTCAGCCGGGCCAGACCGGACGCGGTGCTGCTGATCGACGACCGTGCGGTGATCCACCACCGGGTGCCCGAGGCGCGTGAGCACTTCGGGTACTTCCGCACGCGCGCCTACGCCGAGGGCCTGTCGAAGGCGCTGGTGGCTCGAAGTGTGGGCGCTGACAAGGGACTTGAGTCCGAACGCCGGTACGCCACCCGGGTGCTGCCCGCCGGGGTGGCCCGCGGGCTGCGCGACGCCCTGCTGGCCCGGCCGGGCGGCGCGGGGCGGGCGGGCGCGATCGTCGCGGGGGTGCTGACGGCCGCCGGTGGGTACGTCGTGGGGAGCGTACGGACCCGGAAGGGGGGTGCCACGTTCCAGGTGGCGCCGATCGAGGGGGGAACGGGATGAGCGTGCCGATCCTCATGTACCACGCCATCGCGACCGACCCGAGCGATGCCACCCGAGACCTCTCGGTGACGCCCGAGGCCTTCGGCCGGCAGATGGACCTCATCGCGGACCTGGGCCGCACGCCGATCACCACGGCCCAGCTGGCGGCGCACTGGCGCGACGGCCGCCCGCTGCCCGAGCGCCCCGTCCTGGTCACGTTCGACGACGGCTACGAGGGCGTCCACCGGCACGCCCTGCCCGTGCTCGCCAAGCACGGCTTCGCCGCCACCCTGTTCGTGTCGACGGCGTGGCTGCGCGGCCCGCACGACAACGGGCACGCGCTGGACACCATGCTGGACTGGCCGCAGGTGCGGGAACTCGCCGCCGAGGGCGTGGAGATCGGCGGGCACAGCCACACCCACCCGCAGCTCGACCAGCTCGACGACGACGACCTGCGCCGCGAGCTGATCCTCTGCAAGGAGATCGTCACCGACGAACTCGGCACCGCCCCGGTCTCGTTCGCCTACCCCTACGGCTACTCCAGCCGCCGGGTCCGCGAGCAGGTCCGCGAGACGGGGTACGCCCAGGCCCTCGCCGTCGGCAACGGACTCGCGCGGCGCCGGCAGGGGCCGTACGCGCTGCTGCGGGTCACCGTGCGCCGCGGTACGGACGCCGAGGAGTTCCAGCGCTTGATCGAAGGCCGGGCCATCGCCCGTACCTTCGCCCGGGACCGCGCGTTCACCAAGGGGTACGCCATGGTCCGAAGAGCACGCCAGGTCCGCCGGAAGGCCATCCGTTCCCGTGTCTGACACGACGACCACCACCGAGTCGACCGAGCCCGCGACCGAGGCGCCCCAGCAGTCGGGGCGCCGGCTGCGCCTGCCCGGCATGGGGCGCTCGTCCGGCGGCAACCAGCTGTTCCGCAACGCCTACGCCCTGATGCTGAACACGGGTATCTCCGCCGTGCTCGGTCTCGGCTTCTGGCTGGCCGCCGCCCGCTACTACTCCGAGTCCGCGGTCGGCCAGGGCTCCGCCGCGATCGCCGCGATGAAGTTCCTCGCGGGGCTGACCGCGGTGACCCTGACCGGCGCCCTGGCCCGCTTCATCCCGGTCGCCGGGCGCGCCACCGGGCGGCTCATCTTCCGTACGTACGCGGGCAGTTCGGTGCTCGTGGCGCTCGCCGCGGGGGTCTTCCTGCTGACGCTGGACGTGTGGGGTCCTTCGTACCGCTTCCTGCACGGGACGGTGAACGGGCTCGGCTTCATCGCGGCCGTCGTCGCCTGGAACCTGCTCACCCTCCAGGACGGGGTGCTGACCGGGCTGCGCAACGCCATCTGGGTGCCGTTCGGCAACACCGTGTTCTCCGCGGTCAAGCTGGGGCTGCTGGTCGCGTTCGCGGTGGCGATCCCGACGGCCGGTGTCTTCGTGTCGTGGGTCGCGGCGATCGCGGTGTCCGTGCTGCCGTTGGGCTGGCTGGTGTTCCGGCGGCTGGTGCCCCGGCATGTGAAGGCCACCGAGGACCACGCCCGCCCGCCGACGCTCAGGGAGGTCGGCCGGTTCCTCGCGGGCGACTACACCGGCTCGCTGTTCTCGCTGGCCGTGGTCTATCTCGTCCCGGTGATCGTGGCCTCGCAGGTCAGTTCCGAGGACAACGCGTACTTCTACATCACCACCACCATCGGCGGCACCTGCAACCTGCTCGCCATCAACATGGGCGCCTCGCTGACGGTCGAGGGCTCGCACGACCCGGGGCGGCTGGCCGCCAACACCCGGGCGGCGCTCAGGCGGATGGCGCGGATCATGCTGCCGGTGGCCGGGGTGCTGTTCTTCGGCGCGCCCTGGATCCTCGGCGTCTTCGGCTCGGGGTACGCCGACGCGGCCACCCCGCTGCTGCGCTGGTTCGCGGTCGGCGCGGTGCTGCGGGTCGTCATGGAGACGTACTTCGCGGTGCTGCGCGCGCAGAGCCGCACCGCGGGACTCGCCTGGTTGCAGGGTCTGTTGTGCGCCCTGGTGCTCGGCCTGACGCTGATCCTGCTCCCCCGCATGGGGCTGACCGGCGCGGGCGTCGCCGAGATCTCCTCGCTCGCGGTGATCGTGGCGATCGCCGCGCCGAAGCTGTACAAGACCGTGCGGGCCGCACCGGCCGGTGCCGTCCCCGAGGACACGGCACCCGACGGCGACCTCGCCGATCTGGGGGCGCGCGAGGCTCCGGTGCCGTCGGGCACGCGCAGGCGCGGGCCGGCCTGGGCGCTCGACCAGGACACCCTCACCCTCGGCATCCACGTCGACTTCGACCACCTGGAACGCCGCCCGGACGTCCGCCCCGGCCCCGGCACCCCGCCCACCGGCATCCCCGTCGTCCGCCCGGCACCGCACCGGCCCACCTGGGCGCAGAAGCTGCCCGAGGTGGGGCTGCCGGTGGAGGAACGGGAACCCGGCTCGGAGGCGTCCCTGGGCCCGGTACAGACACCGGAGGCGGAGGTGGACGCGCCGTTCGAGCCTTACGAGCCGTACGCGCCTCCCCAGCCGTCCGAGGCGGGGGTACGGGAGGAAGGCACCGTACGGCTCGGCGCGGACCTGCCCGAAGAGGGACCGGAGCCCGATGCCGACCCGCCGCTGTCCTGGCGTGACCGGCTCCACCCCAGCCGGGTCGGGGTGATCGTCGGCTGTCTGCTGACCGCCGCGCTCCTGCTCTACTGGGTGCCCGTGCTGGGGCTCGGCGAGGCCGACCTGGACCGGATGGGCGGGCTCGGGCTGATCTCGGTGCTGCCGATGACCACCCTGCTCGGCGCGGGCCTGCTCGTGGTGGCCTTCGGCTCGCTGCTGTGGCTGGACCGCGAGCACAAGGCGCTGCTGCTGATCGCGCTGCTCGCGACGGTGGTGTCCCTGCACGCGCTGCCCGCGGTGATCGAGACGGAACCCCGCTTCGCGACCGCCTGGCAGCACCTCGGCTTCCTCGACTACATCGACCGGACCGGGTCGGCGGTGCCCGACCTGGACGCCCGCTGGAGCTGGCCGGGCTTCTTCGCGGCGGCCGCGTTCGTCGCCCAGGCCTGCGGGGTCACGGACTTCACGGAGCTCATCCGCTGGTGGCCGCTGGCCATCCAGCTCCTCTACCTGGCCCCGATGTTCCTGCTGGTGCGCTCGATGCGGGCGAGCTGGAAGGCCAAGTGGACGGGCCTGTGGGTGTTCGTGCTGTCCGGCTGGGTCGGCCAGGACTACTTCTCCCCGCAGGGCTTCACCTACCTCCTCTATCTGGTCTTCGCGGCGATCCTGCTCGTCTACTTCCGCGCCCCGCGCGTGATCTGGACGAAGAAGCGCCCCGGCGAGGTGGAGGTCGAACCGACCGACCGGCGCCAGCGGGCCGTCCTCCTCATGGTGGTCATCGGCCTGTTCGCGGCGAGCGTCCCGGCCCACCAGCTCACCCCGTTCGTGATGCTGGGCGTGCTGGCGGCCCTCGTCCTGATCGGCAGGTCCGAACTGCGCGGCCTGCCCATCCTGTTCGCCGTGCTGGTGGCGGTGTGGGTGGGCTTCATGGCCGAGCCGTACTGGTCGGGGCACTTCGACGACCTGTTCGGCGGGGTCGGCGGCGTCGGCGGCAATGTGTCGTCGTCGGTGTCGGGCCGTATCGAGGGCGGCAGTTCCTCGCACAAGCTCGTCCTCTACACGCGCGTGGCCCTCGCCGGCGGTGTGCTGGCGTTCGCCTGCTGGGGCTGGTGGCGGCGGCGCGACCACCACTACCGGGAGCGCTCGCTGCTCGTCCTGACCTTCGTGCCGTTCCTCGGCTTCGGCATGCAGTCGTACGGCGGCGAGATGGCGCTGCGCGTCTTCATGTTCGCCCTGCCGGGCGCCGCCCTCCTCATGGGGCTCGCGCTGTTCCCGCGCACCGGCGTCACGGCGAAGGAACGCGACAAGGACCGGGTGAGCCTGGCGCCCATGGCCGCGGTGCTGGCGGGTCTGCTGCTCATGTTCGGCTTCCTGGTGGCCCGTTGGGGCAACGAGCCGTTCGAGCGGATCAGACCCGGCGAGGTCACCGCCATGGAGTACGTGTACGCCCACGACGATCCGACGGTACGCCTGCTGTGGCTGAGCAACGACACGGTCGACAACGTGACGCCGGCCATGCCGTGGGGCGCTCGGGACATGGAGAAGGTCGAGTACGTGCCGACGCTGGCGCCGGCCGACCCGGTGCTGGTGTCCAGCCTGGTCAAGGCGTTGAAGGACGCGGGCCCGAACTCGTATCTGATGATCAACCGCAGTCAGGTCACGTATCTGGAGACGGACGTCGGCTACTCGACGTCCTGGGAGCCGCGGCTGGTCGAGAACCTCGACAAGCGGACCGAGTTGAAGAAGGTCTTCGTCAACGCGGACGTCACCATGTACGCGCTGGCCAAGCAGCCCCCGGGCAAGGTCGCGAAGGCGGACCCGGGGCCGATCGGGCCGCAGGTGACCTGGACGCCGTGGTCGGTGGTCGGCGGGCTCGCGGCGCTGGCGCTGATCGTGCTGCTGACCGCGCGTGAGGTGGTCCGGGTCGCGGTGCGGCCGGGGGTGCGGCAACTGCGCTGGTTGCAGAGCAGCTTCTGGTTCTCGCTGCCGCTGCTGGCGGTGCTGTTCGCTTCGCTGGTGCAGCGGTTCCTGACGATGAAGTGAGGGGGCAGCGGCTCATCCGGCGGACCGGGTGAGCCACTTGACCTCGTAGGCCGCCATGTCGAAGCGCTGTCCGTCGACCTTCGCGCTGATCTGCCGGTCCAGGGTGTTGACCACGAGGACCGTCTTGTCGGTGGCGAGGACACGGACGTTGGGCACGTCGTCCGCGGCGACCGACACCGTCGCGAAGTCGGTGCCCGGCCCGAACGCCTTGCCGAACCGGCTGACCAGGTCGAACATGGGCAGCTTCTGCCCGCCGTCCGTCCCGTTCGTCGGCGTCCACAGACAGCCCGCGCAGTCCGTGCCCTTCTCGTTCTCCGGGTTCCAGTAGAGGGCGGACGTGGTGCCGCCCTTGGCGAGGGCGATCATGCCGGCGGCCTGGACGGCGACACGGCGGTTCTCGGACCAGCCCTCGCGCTCGTCCTGGGCGTCGGCCGGCTCGACGTAGTACTCGGCCCACCACAGCGGCAGGTTCCCGGTCCGCTGCCGCACCCACTGGCTGACGGCGGTGAACTTGTCGGTCGCCGCGAACTCGTCGGGCAGCATCTCGTCGTCGTTGGTGTAGCTGGAGCCGTCCACGACCACGAAGTCGGCGCCGGCCTTGTGCTTGTTCCAGTAGTCGAAGGCGTCGAGGATGCGCTGGTCCATGGCGCCCCACGGCCCCTTGAAGGTCGTGGACGCGTCCTCCGAGCGCGGGTCGACGCTGTCCATCACGAGATACGGGCCGCCGACCATGATGTCCGGGTTGACCTTCTTCAGCGCCCGGTAGACGAGGTTGTAGAGCTTGGTGTAGCCCTCGTAGTCCCAGCGGGCCTCGGAGTCGTTCCAGAAGCCCTTGAACTCGTTCCAGACGATGAAGTGGCGGACGTCCGGGTAGCGCCTCGCGACGGTCGCGGCGAGCGCGGCGAAGTCCTCGAAGTGCGCGGGCTGCGGGGCGGTCTCCAGCGCGGACTGGCTCCAGTCGGTGTTGCCGACGCCCGGCTCGCCGCCCTTCATCCAGTCGGGGGCGCAGCACAGCGTGACGACCGGGGTGGAGCCGGAGGCGCGGATGAAGTCGATGCGCCGGTCCATGTCCGCGAAGTCGTAACGCCCCTTGACCGGCTCGGGGTTGTCGGCGCCCCAGCCCATGAGGTGCTGGTTCTGCGGCAGCCCGCCGACGTCCGCGATCCGCCCCTCGACCCGCTCGACGGCGGTGGAGTTGCCCTCGTCGGCGCTGTGCTGGGTGTGGGTGAAGCCCCAGCCGACGTCCGGGGTCCCGGCGTCCGGTGTGCTGGTGGGCGTGCCGTGCGCCCTGCTGCCGTTGCTCGTGGTGCCGTCGGTGCTCGCCCCGTTGCCGGGCAGCGTGTTGAGGAGGGTCACGGCCAGGGCCAGAGCGGCCGCGCCCACGCCGAGCAGCGCGGTGAGCCGCCACCGCAGTGCCCCCGAATTCCACCCATGACGTCCCATCAAGGGCAACAGTAGACGCGGGATGCGCACCTGGGGCAGGTCTTGTCATTGCACAGCTCTGTAACAGGACGGAGCGGACGCAAAAGGTCCCATCCGACACTCCGGACGCACTACGGAAACCGGGTGCGATCGGCGTGCTCGTGCCGGATCATGGCGGCATGTCTGCGAACCCACACGACGCTCTGCCGATCCGGCTCAACGTCGACGACAGCGACTCGCCGTCCGACGTCGTCGACGCGCTGTTCCTCGGCCGCTTCGCGACGGGCGAGCAGCCGTACTCGCACGCGGCCAACATCGACCGTGTGCGGTCCGGTGCGTCCCTGCTGCCGCCCGGCGCCCGGGTGCTGCGCATCGCCCGGGACGACGACCGCAGCGCGACGCTCGCGGAAGGCGACGGCTGGACGCTGCTGATCTCCCGCTGGAACCGTGGCGCCGACGTCACCGTGACGGCGACCAGCGCCGAGCTGGCCGAGAAGGTGCTCGGCGAGGCGACGGACGGCGCCGCCGACGAGCCCGAACCCCAGCCGGAGAACGTGACGATGGGGTTCTGGTACGTCTCCCCGCGCCGCGGCCCGCACCGCACCACCCGGCAGATCTCGGCGGGCACCTGGGACGAGGTGCGGGAGAACTACACCGCGCCGGTCGCGGACGCGATGACCCGGCTCATGAAGACGACCCCGGAGGACATCGCGGGCCGCCTGCTCCTGCTGCACGGCCCGCCGGGCACCGGCAAGACCTCGGCGCTGCGCACGCTGGCCCGTTCCTGGCGGGACTGGTGCCAGGTCGACTGCGTCCTCGACCCCGAGCGGCTCTTCTCCGACGTCGGCTATCTGATGGACATCGCGATCGGCGAGGACGACGCGACGGGCAAGGGCCGCTGGCGGCTGCTGCTCCTGGAGGACTGCGACGAACTGATCCGCGGCGAGGCCAAGCACACGGCCGGCCAGGCCCTGTCGCGGCTGCTGAACCTCACCGACGGCCTGCTGGGCCAGGGGCGCAACGTCCTGGTCGGGGTCACCACCAACGAGGACCTGGAGCGCCTGCACCCCGCGGTGGTCCGCCCCGGCCGCTGTCTGGCCCGGATCGAGGTCGGCCGGCTGACCCGGGCGGAGGCGACGGGCTGGCTGGGCTCGGAAGAGGGCATCGGCCGCGACGGCGCCACGCTGGCGGAGCTGTACGCGCTGCGCCGGGGCACCTCCCCGACCGCGCTGCCGGAGCCTCGGGACGGGGTGGACGCGGGCCTGTACCTGTGACGGTGCTTTGATGGAGGTATGACCCGGTACGTCGGTACGTCGGGCTGGCAGTACAAGGACTGGCGCGGCGCCCTCTACCCGGCCGGCTGCCCGATGCGGCGCTGGCTGGAGGAGTACGCCGCGCACTTCCCGACCGTGGAGATCAACAACGCCTTCTACCGGCTGCCGTCCCGCGAGAACTTCGCGGCATGGCGGGAACGGGTGCCGGCGGACTTCGTGGTCGCCGTGAAGGCGAGCCGCTATCTCACCCACGTCAAGCGTCTGAAGGACCCCGAGGAGCCGGTCCACCGGCTGATGAGCCACGCGGAAGGGCTGGGTGCCCGCCTCGGCCCGGTGCTCCTCCAGCTCCCCCCGACGCTGAAGGCCGACGCGCGGCTCCTGGACGCCTGTCTCGCCTGCTTCCCCTCGGGGACGCGGGTGGCGGTCGAACCCCGGCACGCGTCCTGGTGGACGCCGGAGGTCCGCGAGGTCCTGGAGTCCCGCTCCGCCGCCCTGTGCTGGGCCGACGTCCGCGCCCGCCCGGTCACCCCGCTGTGGCGGACGACGGACTGGGGCTACGTCCGCTTCCACGAGGGCCGGGCGAAGGACTGGCCGCGCTACGGCAGGCGGTCGCTGGAGACCTGGGCGGCCCGCGTCGAGGACACCTGGTCGGCCGGGGAGGACGTGTACGCGTACTTCAACAACGACCCGAACGCGGCGGCGGTGGAGAACGCGCGGACCTTCGAGACCCTGCTCCGCTGAGACTTACGCGTCGTAGGCGGCTGAGACTTACGCGTCGTAGGCGGCCCGCACCGCGTCCCGCACCGCGGCCAGCGCGGCGTCCCGGTCCGCGCCCAGCCGCTGCGCCCGCTCGGCGTACGCCTGCGCCGCCGACGCCAGCTCACGCTCCGCGGCCGCTCCCGCCGCCGCGACGAACGTCCCGTTGCGCCCCCGCGTCTCGATCACCCCGTCGCTCTCCAGCGCCCGGTACGCCTTGGCCACGGTGTTCGCGGCGAGCCCCAGGGACTCGGCCAGTCCACGCACCGTGGGCAGCCGGTACCCGACCGGCAGCGCCCCCGACCGCGCCTGTTCGGAGATCTGCGCCCGCACCTGCTCGTACGGCGGCGCGCTGTCGTCGATGTCGATCTTCAAGGTCACGCCCCCGATTCTTCCGCACCGCCCCGTCACCCCGCCGCAAGCCCGCCGGAAAATGGGAGGCAGCCCGGCCCGCCCGCCCCGTAGCGTCCGCTCACATGACTGTGACCGTGCGCGAGCTCCGCGCCGACGCCCGAGCCGACCTGGAGGCCTATGTCCGGGTCCGTGACCTGGCCCTCCCGTTCATGCTGTACTCCCCGGACTCCCTCGCCTACGACCTGACCCACATGCATCCCGACGCCCACTACCGCCCCCTCGTCGCGGAGGAGGACGGCGAGGTGATCGGCACCGCGCAGGTCGGCCTCGTGTACGACAGCCCGGAGCCCGGCCAGGGCTACGTCAACGTGTACGTGCATCCGGAGCGGACCGGCCGCGGTGCCGGCACGCTGCTGGTGAACGCCGCCGAGGAGCATCTCGCCGCGCTCGGCGTGAGCCGGCTGTACGCGTGGGTGCTGGACGCACCGGCCAACCGCGCCTTCGCCGAACGCCGCGGCTACCGGGCGAGCCGCTCCGCGCACTTCCTCCTCCTGGACCTCGCGAACGGCACCCTGCCCCCGCTCGAGACCCCGCCGCCGGGCGTGGAACTGCGCACGGGCGCCGACTTCGAGGCCGACCCGCGCCCCCTCTTCGAGCTGGACGCGGCGACCGTGGCCGACGAACCGAGCGACGTCGACAACGAGTTCACCGACTACGAGGCCTGGCTGCGGGAGACCTGGCACCACCCCCTGATCAACCACGAGCTGACCACGGTCGCCGTCGTCGACGGCCGGCCCGCCGCCTTCAGCCTGGCCCGCACCGACGGACGCTCCCGCTACGGCACCGTCATGACCGGCACGGCCCGTGACTTCCGTGGCCGGGGCCTGGCCAAGCTCGCCAAGAACGACTCCCTGCACCGCGCCCGCGCCGCGGGGTTCACGGAGGCCGTCACCGGCAACGACGCGGGCAACGGCCCGATGATCGCGATCAACAAGTGGTTCGGGTACGAGACGGCGGCGACGGAGGTGCGGTATGTCCGGGAACTCGGCTGAGCGGGCGGGCGAGTTGGAGGTCGTCCTGGTCAAGGCGGGCCGGACGAAGATCCGTTACCGGAGCGAGCTCCTGCTGGACGACGGCAACCACGTCGCCGTCCGCGCGCCC includes:
- a CDS encoding GNAT family N-acetyltransferase, which produces MDISVYRPGELTAADRAAWTSLQSKAHLQGSPELANPFLSPEFALAVGRCRRGVRIAVVREDGEPAAFFPFQRTAAGVGRAVGLGVSDAQGLVHRPGFGWDARELLRACGLAVWEFDHLVEGQEPFATGTRGSFPSPVMDVDQGYDAYLRHLRSQAPKFTRTTLAKERRLGRDAGGVRYVHDERDPAVLRTLMDWKSAQYRRTGRSDRFAHDWISHLAQQLFHTRSEPFAGILSVLYADDRPVAAHFGLRTERVLACWFPAYDPAYAKYSPGLVLHLRMAEAAAADGIAYLDLGRGQKEYKDSLKTREITVSEGWVTRRHPVALGHRARRAPVRALRNTVQSRPELFAPADRMLKKVGRLRSYNQ
- a CDS encoding glycosyltransferase family 2 protein; translated protein: MSSALRPAATGQDVSTAGKYRPVSTHLAIAPPVSVVIPAMNEAENLPYVFKTLPDWIHEVVLVDGNSTDDTVEVARELWPEVKVVRQSGKGKGDALITGFEACTGDIIVMVDADGSADGHEILSYVSALLSGADFAKGSRFANGGGTDDMTFIRKLGNWALCTIVNRKFGARYTDLCYGYNAFWRHCLDKIDLDCTGFEIETLINIRVVKAGLKVQEIPSYEYLRIHGASNLRAVRDGFRVLKVILGERSNRRELRRQAHHSPLLDSVRGEVS
- a CDS encoding glycosyltransferase, which produces MSGPDVSVVICVYTEDRWEDILAAVSSVRAQSYPARETLLVVDHNPALLDRLAKEYKEVAEVRVLANAGPRGLSAGRNTGIAASHGEVIAFLDDDAVAERDWLRHFAAGYADPKVMAVGGRTLPIWASGRRPAWFPAEFDWVVGCTYKGLPRGLVRVRNVLGGNASFRRTAFDAAGGFATGIGRDGDKRPLGCEETELCIRLSRARPDAVLLIDDRAVIHHRVPEAREHFGYFRTRAYAEGLSKALVARSVGADKGLESERRYATRVLPAGVARGLRDALLARPGGAGRAGAIVAGVLTAAGGYVVGSVRTRKGGATFQVAPIEGGTG
- a CDS encoding polysaccharide deacetylase family protein; the protein is MSVPILMYHAIATDPSDATRDLSVTPEAFGRQMDLIADLGRTPITTAQLAAHWRDGRPLPERPVLVTFDDGYEGVHRHALPVLAKHGFAATLFVSTAWLRGPHDNGHALDTMLDWPQVRELAAEGVEIGGHSHTHPQLDQLDDDDLRRELILCKEIVTDELGTAPVSFAYPYGYSSRRVREQVRETGYAQALAVGNGLARRRQGPYALLRVTVRRGTDAEEFQRLIEGRAIARTFARDRAFTKGYAMVRRARQVRRKAIRSRV
- a CDS encoding lipopolysaccharide biosynthesis protein, whose product is MSDTTTTTESTEPATEAPQQSGRRLRLPGMGRSSGGNQLFRNAYALMLNTGISAVLGLGFWLAAARYYSESAVGQGSAAIAAMKFLAGLTAVTLTGALARFIPVAGRATGRLIFRTYAGSSVLVALAAGVFLLTLDVWGPSYRFLHGTVNGLGFIAAVVAWNLLTLQDGVLTGLRNAIWVPFGNTVFSAVKLGLLVAFAVAIPTAGVFVSWVAAIAVSVLPLGWLVFRRLVPRHVKATEDHARPPTLREVGRFLAGDYTGSLFSLAVVYLVPVIVASQVSSEDNAYFYITTTIGGTCNLLAINMGASLTVEGSHDPGRLAANTRAALRRMARIMLPVAGVLFFGAPWILGVFGSGYADAATPLLRWFAVGAVLRVVMETYFAVLRAQSRTAGLAWLQGLLCALVLGLTLILLPRMGLTGAGVAEISSLAVIVAIAAPKLYKTVRAAPAGAVPEDTAPDGDLADLGAREAPVPSGTRRRGPAWALDQDTLTLGIHVDFDHLERRPDVRPGPGTPPTGIPVVRPAPHRPTWAQKLPEVGLPVEEREPGSEASLGPVQTPEAEVDAPFEPYEPYAPPQPSEAGVREEGTVRLGADLPEEGPEPDADPPLSWRDRLHPSRVGVIVGCLLTAALLLYWVPVLGLGEADLDRMGGLGLISVLPMTTLLGAGLLVVAFGSLLWLDREHKALLLIALLATVVSLHALPAVIETEPRFATAWQHLGFLDYIDRTGSAVPDLDARWSWPGFFAAAAFVAQACGVTDFTELIRWWPLAIQLLYLAPMFLLVRSMRASWKAKWTGLWVFVLSGWVGQDYFSPQGFTYLLYLVFAAILLVYFRAPRVIWTKKRPGEVEVEPTDRRQRAVLLMVVIGLFAASVPAHQLTPFVMLGVLAALVLIGRSELRGLPILFAVLVAVWVGFMAEPYWSGHFDDLFGGVGGVGGNVSSSVSGRIEGGSSSHKLVLYTRVALAGGVLAFACWGWWRRRDHHYRERSLLVLTFVPFLGFGMQSYGGEMALRVFMFALPGAALLMGLALFPRTGVTAKERDKDRVSLAPMAAVLAGLLLMFGFLVARWGNEPFERIRPGEVTAMEYVYAHDDPTVRLLWLSNDTVDNVTPAMPWGARDMEKVEYVPTLAPADPVLVSSLVKALKDAGPNSYLMINRSQVTYLETDVGYSTSWEPRLVENLDKRTELKKVFVNADVTMYALAKQPPGKVAKADPGPIGPQVTWTPWSVVGGLAALALIVLLTAREVVRVAVRPGVRQLRWLQSSFWFSLPLLAVLFASLVQRFLTMK
- a CDS encoding GH39 family glycosyl hydrolase; the encoded protein is MGRHGWNSGALRWRLTALLGVGAAALALAVTLLNTLPGNGASTDGTTSNGSRAHGTPTSTPDAGTPDVGWGFTHTQHSADEGNSTAVERVEGRIADVGGLPQNQHLMGWGADNPEPVKGRYDFADMDRRIDFIRASGSTPVVTLCCAPDWMKGGEPGVGNTDWSQSALETAPQPAHFEDFAALAATVARRYPDVRHFIVWNEFKGFWNDSEARWDYEGYTKLYNLVYRALKKVNPDIMVGGPYLVMDSVDPRSEDASTTFKGPWGAMDQRILDAFDYWNKHKAGADFVVVDGSSYTNDDEMLPDEFAATDKFTAVSQWVRQRTGNLPLWWAEYYVEPADAQDEREGWSENRRVAVQAAGMIALAKGGTTSALYWNPENEKGTDCAGCLWTPTNGTDGGQKLPMFDLVSRFGKAFGPGTDFATVSVAADDVPNVRVLATDKTVLVVNTLDRQISAKVDGQRFDMAAYEVKWLTRSAG